In one Sporomusa sphaeroides DSM 2875 genomic region, the following are encoded:
- a CDS encoding TonB-dependent receptor domain-containing protein, whose amino-acid sequence MNHIYKIIWNRARACWQVVSELAKNTGRMKSVRYSSGVRGAKCVVLSLGWLLALNLAASFIHTAAAFTTPADGTWTATGEVDGYNTYESTATMGGAGTLPTNPKRYNATIVLLAGERWRPMDVPARASYITAAELTLAGGSMLDLAWKGNSQGYQEPTPAKEASIKPIALTVEKLNLSGDVVLRINTHVKSTGGTIQIGGVTVKQLTGSGTIYVQSAYDPNYKTIVRGAGGVFMRPIEMTTPAYKYNYMVVDLSAAGSTAYNQVNVLGQASLIDGPLRIYELVPVIDWNNLQPGKAILLGVKSYNTGVISESGKMASDAQLAFRNIWRIEEGNLFTRMDELHARHLGNTGAPSLAGAADRPVSEGVWAHSFRGKLNSRGAYGRGFSQSYDGLQAGLDKEREGDFYNGTLYYGVMFGRTSADAGYATGRGDLTGTSMGAYASWTGHSGRYLDLAARMTKIENDYRFHDSDSANSAKYGSWASGISARYGYRRNLPGGWYYEPQAGLAVGIIDRVSYELPNQLAVRQTSDRPVVGRLGVTVGKAFGDEQHRGHAYAAVTALHDFGSSKLEARFSGDRETLRAAASRDSWLEFNLGARLQTARDSTAFLEVSKSTGGDVRKDWQINGGLSWKWGLPAKAGKAADDFQPVAAATVTALAAGDGSSRPAGSLQASGAIEYQPPAPGGEAGVNNNQLPGTPAVAPADKVSPNTGWPPARPDSIEPVAEPAEPGAYTFAAVTVEAPRPAWEQDLSPGTVSVIRPDDFQGEQKTLPDYLETVPGVHIQKVRGTSNYSIARVRGSTAAQVGIYLDGVELNLTSETGVDLSAIPMDNVARIEVYRGYVPARFAGAPMGGVINIVTKKPGKSGGSLAAGLRSFGGYKGSLEMSAPLGEGSLLLAVNRDQSDGDFSYTNRYHPNTMYGSGPLTADRRTRRNNDYHLTDGLLKWQDDHWQVKLAVKDQFRHFAGYAGSEDSDLDNEYRLNRAHPPYQEIRQTDLSVGRRQQAGNLEWGWQVDWRDSDKEWRSGLQEIIGRAYYPGQAWSSLRSKRLGGSLDAAWKLGDSHLLELYAGYSRERMDTELSGLAKYKEDPGNSTGSGRDTSIGAYKWLEYYQIDRWRLQLQDTMQLNRSGTFQLTPVFKMDKLDMTAYKEDGKDAWKYSFGIGAKKKFDDHWTVRGSWGTFHRFPNFYEIFGDGGSLRPTPDQFPPPDFEHGLNWDAGVTWQGRALGSQADVTLTYFSNRTNDLMLLNVTPTGISYYNNGGDGKASGVELESRFKWARWDLTLAATWTRTEILGYRDSLALIGAPNPAPYRIGSPYSYIPEWEGNARLTYRFPGDRLSVFTEHHYSGKTPIGVDRRGYGEWQEPYGLTNLGARYAVNSRVKLNAGINDLFNQGPEIVRDYIQTASDSTSLGKGESIYYPLQGRTYYLTMQYLF is encoded by the coding sequence TTGAACCACATCTACAAAATCATTTGGAACCGGGCACGCGCCTGCTGGCAGGTGGTGTCCGAACTGGCGAAAAACACCGGCCGGATGAAATCGGTCCGCTACAGCAGCGGCGTGCGCGGCGCCAAATGCGTGGTACTCAGCCTGGGATGGCTGCTGGCGCTGAATCTGGCTGCGTCATTTATCCATACGGCGGCTGCGTTTACAACGCCGGCAGACGGCACGTGGACGGCAACAGGAGAGGTCGACGGCTATAATACCTACGAATCGACAGCCACCATGGGTGGCGCCGGGACTCTTCCGACTAACCCTAAAAGGTACAATGCGACGATTGTGCTGCTGGCAGGCGAAAGATGGCGGCCGATGGATGTGCCGGCCAGGGCCTCGTATATAACTGCCGCCGAGCTTACGCTGGCGGGCGGCAGTATGCTTGACCTGGCCTGGAAGGGCAACAGCCAGGGATATCAGGAACCCACGCCTGCTAAGGAGGCCAGTATAAAGCCCATAGCCCTGACTGTGGAAAAACTGAATCTGTCCGGTGACGTTGTTTTGCGCATTAATACCCATGTCAAAAGCACGGGCGGAACCATCCAGATAGGCGGTGTTACCGTTAAACAGCTGACCGGCAGCGGCACCATCTATGTTCAGTCTGCCTATGATCCCAATTATAAGACCATAGTACGCGGCGCGGGCGGGGTTTTCATGCGGCCAATAGAAATGACCACGCCTGCTTATAAGTACAACTATATGGTTGTTGACCTCAGCGCGGCCGGCAGCACTGCTTACAATCAGGTTAATGTGCTGGGGCAGGCATCACTTATCGACGGCCCGCTGCGGATTTACGAACTGGTGCCGGTTATTGACTGGAACAACCTGCAGCCCGGCAAAGCGATCCTGCTGGGGGTAAAGTCCTACAATACCGGTGTCATCTCCGAATCCGGCAAGATGGCCAGTGACGCCCAACTGGCTTTTCGCAATATCTGGCGCATCGAAGAGGGCAATCTCTTCACCCGTATGGATGAACTGCATGCCCGTCATCTCGGCAATACAGGCGCGCCGTCCCTTGCCGGTGCGGCGGACAGGCCGGTAAGCGAAGGCGTCTGGGCCCATAGCTTCCGGGGAAAACTGAACAGCCGCGGCGCGTACGGGCGCGGCTTCAGCCAAAGCTATGACGGGCTGCAGGCCGGGCTTGACAAGGAGCGGGAGGGCGACTTCTATAACGGGACCCTGTACTACGGCGTAATGTTTGGCCGGACAAGTGCCGATGCCGGTTATGCTACCGGCCGGGGAGACCTGACCGGCACGAGCATGGGCGCCTATGCCTCCTGGACCGGTCACAGCGGCCGCTATCTGGATCTCGCTGCCCGGATGACGAAGATCGAAAACGACTACCGGTTTCATGACAGCGACAGCGCCAACTCGGCCAAGTATGGCAGCTGGGCCAGCGGTATCAGCGCCCGGTACGGCTATCGCCGGAACTTGCCCGGCGGCTGGTATTATGAACCTCAGGCCGGTTTAGCAGTCGGCATTATTGACCGGGTAAGCTACGAACTGCCTAACCAGCTAGCGGTCAGGCAGACCTCAGACAGGCCGGTGGTCGGCCGGCTGGGCGTGACCGTGGGCAAGGCGTTCGGCGATGAACAGCACCGCGGCCACGCTTACGCCGCTGTCACCGCCCTGCATGATTTCGGCAGCAGCAAGCTGGAAGCCCGTTTCTCCGGCGACCGTGAGACCCTGCGGGCCGCCGCCAGCCGGGACTCCTGGCTGGAATTTAACCTTGGCGCCAGGCTGCAAACCGCCCGCGACAGTACGGCGTTTTTGGAAGTGAGCAAGTCCACCGGCGGTGATGTCCGCAAAGACTGGCAGATCAATGGCGGCCTGTCCTGGAAGTGGGGACTGCCGGCTAAGGCCGGCAAAGCCGCCGACGATTTTCAGCCGGTCGCGGCGGCAACCGTTACGGCACTTGCAGCCGGGGACGGCAGCAGCCGGCCGGCCGGCAGTCTCCAGGCGTCCGGAGCTATTGAGTACCAGCCCCCGGCTCCCGGGGGCGAGGCTGGAGTAAATAATAATCAGCTGCCTGGTACTCCGGCGGTTGCACCGGCAGACAAGGTTTCCCCGAACACCGGCTGGCCACCTGCCAGACCGGATAGTATAGAACCTGTGGCTGAGCCTGCCGAACCGGGAGCCTATACCTTCGCGGCGGTGACGGTCGAGGCGCCGCGCCCTGCCTGGGAACAGGACCTCTCGCCCGGCACCGTGTCGGTCATCCGGCCGGACGATTTCCAGGGAGAGCAGAAGACGCTGCCTGATTACCTCGAAACCGTGCCCGGCGTCCACATCCAGAAGGTCCGGGGCACCAGCAATTACAGCATTGCCCGGGTCCGGGGCAGTACGGCCGCCCAGGTCGGCATCTATCTGGACGGCGTGGAACTGAACCTGACCTCGGAAACCGGTGTTGACCTGTCGGCCATCCCGATGGACAATGTTGCCCGCATCGAAGTCTACCGCGGCTACGTCCCGGCCCGTTTCGCCGGTGCGCCGATGGGCGGCGTCATCAACATTGTCACCAAAAAGCCCGGCAAGAGCGGCGGCTCGCTAGCGGCCGGCCTGCGTTCCTTCGGCGGCTATAAGGGCAGCCTGGAGATGTCGGCCCCGCTCGGTGAGGGCAGCCTGCTTCTGGCTGTCAACCGCGACCAGAGCGACGGCGATTTCAGCTATACCAACCGCTATCATCCTAATACCATGTACGGCTCAGGGCCGCTGACAGCCGACCGGCGGACCCGGCGCAACAATGATTATCACCTGACCGACGGGCTGCTCAAATGGCAGGACGACCACTGGCAGGTCAAGCTGGCTGTTAAAGACCAGTTCCGGCATTTTGCCGGGTATGCCGGCAGCGAAGACAGTGATCTTGACAATGAATACCGGCTGAATCGTGCGCACCCTCCCTACCAGGAGATACGGCAGACCGACCTGTCGGTGGGCCGGCGGCAGCAGGCCGGCAATCTGGAGTGGGGCTGGCAGGTCGACTGGCGGGATTCTGATAAAGAGTGGCGCAGCGGCTTGCAGGAGATTATCGGCCGGGCCTATTATCCCGGCCAGGCCTGGAGCAGCCTCCGGAGCAAACGGCTCGGCGGGTCCCTGGACGCCGCCTGGAAGCTGGGCGACAGCCATCTCTTAGAACTGTATGCCGGCTATTCCCGTGAGCGGATGGATACCGAGCTGTCCGGGCTGGCCAAGTATAAGGAAGACCCGGGCAACAGCACCGGCAGTGGCCGGGATACTTCCATCGGCGCTTATAAATGGCTGGAATATTATCAGATTGACCGCTGGCGCCTGCAACTGCAGGATACCATGCAGCTCAACCGCTCCGGCACCTTCCAGCTGACGCCGGTCTTTAAAATGGATAAGCTGGACATGACGGCTTATAAGGAAGACGGCAAGGATGCCTGGAAATACTCTTTCGGTATCGGTGCAAAGAAGAAATTTGACGACCACTGGACAGTGCGCGGCAGCTGGGGCACCTTCCACCGTTTCCCTAACTTCTATGAAATCTTCGGCGACGGCGGTTCGCTCCGGCCGACGCCGGACCAGTTCCCGCCGCCGGACTTTGAGCACGGCCTGAACTGGGACGCCGGCGTTACCTGGCAGGGGCGGGCGCTGGGGTCACAGGCCGATGTCACGCTGACCTATTTTTCCAACCGTACCAATGACCTGATGCTGCTCAATGTCACACCCACCGGCATTTCCTATTACAACAACGGCGGCGACGGCAAGGCCAGCGGCGTGGAGCTGGAGAGCCGTTTCAAGTGGGCTCGCTGGGATCTTACTTTGGCTGCAACCTGGACCCGGACCGAAATTCTGGGATATCGCGACTCGCTGGCGCTGATTGGCGCTCCCAATCCTGCGCCGTACAGGATAGGCTCGCCCTATTCCTATATCCCGGAATGGGAGGGCAATGCCCGCCTGACCTACCGCTTCCCCGGCGACCGTCTGTCGGTGTTCACCGAACATCACTACTCCGGCAAAACGCCGATCGGGGTGGACCGCAGAGGGTATGGTGAATGGCAGGAGCCGTACGGGCTGACTAATCTGGGGGCCAGGTATGCGGTCAACAGCCGGGTCAAACTGAATGCCGGCATAAATGATCTTTTTAATCAGGGACCGGAAATCGTGCGCGATTATATTCAAACAGCCAGTGATTCCACCAGTCTTGGCAAGGGTGAGAGTATCTATTATCCCTTGCAGGGCAGGACCTATTATCTGACGATGCAATATCTCTTTTAA
- a CDS encoding Arc family DNA-binding protein, whose protein sequence is MSSNTSKFTLRIDQHILEKFRYIADNNFRTVNKELEMIIKAHIAAYETKNGAIKVDLNTK, encoded by the coding sequence GTGTCATCAAATACATCTAAGTTTACACTTCGTATCGATCAACATATACTTGAAAAGTTTCGCTATATTGCTGACAATAATTTCAGAACAGTTAATAAGGAACTAGAAATGATTATAAAAGCTCATATAGCCGCCTATGAGACCAAAAATGGGGCGATTAAGGTTGATTTAAACACAAAATAA
- a CDS encoding helix-turn-helix domain-containing protein, with the protein MSFSHRIKELRQKHNVSQQELADLLGVSTRAWRFYESGEREPNMARLILLADYFDVSLDYLVGRLDKAEDN; encoded by the coding sequence ATGAGTTTTTCGCATCGAATAAAAGAATTAAGACAAAAACATAACGTATCTCAACAAGAATTAGCCGATTTACTAGGAGTGTCCACTCGCGCCTGGAGATTTTACGAATCAGGCGAAAGGGAACCCAATATGGCCAGACTTATTTTACTCGCAGACTATTTCGATGTGTCTCTAGATTATCTGGTCGGTAGATTAGATAAAGCAGAGGATAACTGA
- a CDS encoding RecQ family ATP-dependent DNA helicase, with amino-acid sequence MLNIDEAFSSNFPNLTSKFSLKEFQKSVISNVVEQNNTLCIMPTGGGKSLIYWMSGILSCGITIVISPLIALIDEQSEKIAEQGFKVFTIHGGMDSAKQAKALKDFANKVINPKFIFVSPEKIATDGLFEYCIRERKKEITMLAIDEVHCVSQWGTSFRPFYKRIPDFLNCIYNEAGDKKPRILALTATLNPKEVVDICREFKIDKSNIIRDNLLMRSEISLKVLQFNNENEKEDKLWDIIKIHKNEKILIYVYRIGSERGVEKLANKSNEKGYKSVCFHGEMTAKERKEIIDRYKSNEINVIFATNAFGMGIDIPDIRVVIHFMIPESVEQYYQEVGRAARDGNVANAYLLYTNKNIDVKRKYFIDGSFPSIEKLIKTYKKIAEQGEGLHTLPYFEDEEVQQCLSYYLNSGVLKIECKGFSDLKSITNVKDKTLTDIINSTKTKNLITTVKKSKFDVKTIINKVYKGIVNGLATTTKPLDRRLIVEVIEQEISNVKMQDIQNAIDEKREYKHALLDYLIFLIADNTSSNELHQEIGRYLGVEKHMLNKIYSTVKGDRVRSKSEVIIANLLAKNSIAYEYEKKLEYEKGKWIEPDFTITLPDGRDLYWEHLGMLGVESYDKRWLEKQDIYDKFYKGKLIVTYEGATITNSTLDIIDKISSDYY; translated from the coding sequence ATGCTTAATATTGATGAAGCTTTTAGCAGTAATTTCCCTAATTTGACAAGCAAATTCTCTTTGAAAGAGTTTCAAAAAAGCGTTATATCTAACGTTGTTGAGCAAAATAATACACTTTGCATCATGCCAACAGGCGGAGGAAAGTCCTTGATATATTGGATGTCAGGTATACTTTCCTGTGGTATAACAATTGTAATTTCTCCATTAATTGCGCTAATTGATGAGCAATCCGAAAAGATTGCGGAGCAAGGCTTTAAAGTATTTACAATTCATGGCGGCATGGATTCAGCAAAGCAAGCAAAAGCTTTAAAGGATTTTGCAAATAAAGTTATTAACCCTAAATTCATCTTCGTAAGTCCAGAAAAAATTGCAACAGATGGACTGTTTGAATATTGCATTAGAGAGCGTAAAAAGGAAATAACTATGCTTGCAATTGATGAGGTGCACTGTGTTAGCCAATGGGGAACCAGTTTCAGGCCTTTCTATAAGCGTATACCGGATTTCTTGAACTGTATATACAATGAGGCTGGAGATAAAAAACCTAGAATCCTTGCATTAACTGCAACCTTAAATCCTAAGGAAGTTGTAGATATATGTAGGGAGTTTAAAATTGATAAATCCAATATTATAAGAGACAATCTTCTCATGAGATCGGAAATATCATTAAAGGTTCTTCAATTTAACAACGAGAATGAAAAGGAAGATAAACTCTGGGACATTATCAAAATTCACAAGAATGAGAAGATACTAATCTATGTTTATAGAATTGGTAGTGAACGTGGTGTAGAAAAGCTTGCAAATAAATCTAATGAAAAAGGTTATAAGTCTGTTTGCTTCCATGGTGAGATGACAGCCAAGGAAAGAAAGGAGATTATAGACAGGTATAAAAGCAATGAAATCAATGTAATATTTGCTACCAATGCATTTGGCATGGGAATAGATATCCCAGATATTAGGGTTGTTATTCATTTTATGATACCGGAATCTGTGGAGCAATATTATCAGGAAGTCGGAAGAGCCGCACGAGATGGAAATGTTGCTAACGCTTATTTACTATATACCAATAAAAACATAGATGTAAAACGAAAGTATTTTATTGATGGTTCATTCCCATCAATTGAGAAACTCATAAAAACATACAAGAAAATTGCCGAACAGGGTGAGGGGCTGCATACATTGCCTTACTTTGAGGATGAAGAGGTGCAGCAATGCTTATCATATTACTTAAATAGCGGAGTATTGAAAATAGAATGTAAGGGGTTTTCTGACTTAAAGAGTATTACAAATGTAAAAGATAAAACTCTTACAGATATTATAAATAGCACAAAAACCAAAAATTTGATTACTACTGTTAAAAAATCTAAGTTCGATGTTAAGACGATTATTAATAAGGTTTATAAAGGTATTGTAAATGGTCTGGCTACTACAACTAAGCCATTGGATAGACGGTTGATTGTAGAAGTTATAGAACAAGAAATTTCTAATGTAAAAATGCAAGATATACAAAATGCCATAGATGAAAAGCGTGAATATAAACATGCGTTACTTGATTATCTTATATTTCTAATAGCTGACAACACATCTTCAAACGAGCTTCATCAAGAAATAGGCAGATATCTTGGCGTTGAAAAGCATATGCTTAACAAGATATACTCTACTGTGAAAGGTGATCGTGTGAGGAGCAAATCGGAGGTTATTATTGCTAACCTTCTTGCCAAGAATAGCATTGCTTATGAGTATGAAAAGAAGCTTGAATACGAGAAAGGTAAATGGATTGAACCTGATTTTACAATTACACTACCCGATGGAAGAGACTTGTATTGGGAGCACTTAGGAATGCTGGGGGTAGAAAGCTATGACAAACGATGGCTTGAAAAGCAGGATATATATGATAAATTTTACAAGGGAAAACTCATTGTGACATATGAGGGAGCAACTATTACAAATAGCACACTTGATATTATTGATAAGATATCTTCCGATTATTATTGA
- a CDS encoding DEAD/DEAH box helicase — MTVTKKNVIAEIRNGTNLDEHLSVAKESLFKEGSVDTTVLEILSYLKIFQPTYFATHENDVIEMMGLYFKHPTPSSFVSLIFANYGEYIKETYGTNFTPVQADILKKIRTMHTFSFSAPTSTGKSFVFRELIKNADYDVVVVVPSRALINEYYDRVHEIIDSKNVNILTFVEIINTKHAKRNIFILTPERARELFKQKDRLNIGFVLFDEAQLSDEDSVRGLYFDSIVRRVQRSFPSAKCVFAHPFIANPEAQLKKNHVDIDENADALYYEQKNVGQIFYTHDKSRGEFYHFGIDKALIGEQKIKANFDPVAKAIKEGGSVLIFVSKAHIYNDQIFEDFKNYIDLCSEITNPAALEFIAQLQDYVGATNGKNTNYVSKILERLKRGIVIHHGSIPLRARLILEHFTQQGFCRICFATSTLEQGINMPFDVVYLDRFLASSPLSIKNLIGRAGRSTSHSIFDVGAVVIKQPNMSKFRILIKTPEKIDEQSHLDKEDEKLDEKYEEYKEAIKTDQFNDEYNLTNADVQKLASDEISYTVATLLDLMFDNNGFPIYPKWEQEENNARKAIYGDFHSLYRQYLGGRELTIAEKNILNQAIKIMMWRVFKKTFKLICQYRYDYASRKKERTSSENAEEISKLKANFLRGYADIPDKSLQNFSLLGNTPAELVDYDLIIYDTYDYLDKLIGFKLSDIYYAIFHQYYQSSQDERALRLAKYIRFGTDTESEIWMLKYGLTFEDIEWASSCIDSIDEKEIVFNDKYYELTEEQRALLERFHHQNNSV, encoded by the coding sequence ATGACAGTTACGAAGAAAAACGTAATAGCTGAAATTCGTAACGGAACAAACCTTGATGAGCATCTTTCCGTTGCAAAGGAAAGTTTATTTAAAGAGGGTTCTGTTGATACTACTGTGCTTGAGATTCTTTCATATTTAAAGATTTTCCAGCCTACATACTTTGCTACTCATGAAAACGATGTTATTGAAATGATGGGACTATATTTTAAACATCCCACACCGAGCTCCTTTGTCAGTTTAATTTTTGCCAACTACGGCGAATATATCAAGGAAACCTATGGCACGAACTTTACACCAGTTCAAGCTGATATTTTGAAGAAAATTCGAACTATGCATACATTTAGTTTTTCTGCACCTACAAGCACAGGTAAGTCATTTGTGTTTAGGGAGTTAATTAAAAATGCTGATTATGATGTCGTTGTGGTTGTGCCATCCCGTGCTTTAATAAATGAGTATTACGATAGGGTTCATGAGATAATCGATAGCAAGAATGTTAATATTTTAACTTTCGTGGAGATTATTAACACGAAACACGCAAAACGTAACATTTTTATATTGACACCCGAACGAGCAAGGGAATTGTTCAAACAAAAAGACAGGCTCAATATTGGATTTGTTTTGTTCGATGAAGCACAACTGAGCGATGAGGATTCTGTCCGAGGATTATACTTCGACAGTATTGTACGCCGTGTTCAAAGATCATTTCCTAGCGCTAAGTGCGTCTTCGCTCATCCTTTTATTGCAAATCCCGAGGCTCAACTAAAGAAAAATCACGTTGATATTGATGAGAACGCAGATGCACTGTATTACGAGCAAAAAAATGTAGGTCAGATATTTTACACACATGATAAATCTAGGGGTGAATTTTACCACTTTGGTATTGATAAAGCCCTCATAGGAGAACAAAAGATTAAAGCTAACTTTGATCCGGTAGCAAAAGCAATTAAAGAAGGCGGTAGCGTTCTCATTTTTGTTTCAAAAGCACATATTTATAACGATCAAATATTTGAAGACTTCAAAAACTACATTGATCTATGCAGTGAAATTACTAATCCAGCGGCACTTGAATTTATTGCTCAATTACAAGACTATGTTGGAGCAACCAACGGAAAAAATACTAACTATGTCTCAAAGATTCTTGAACGTTTAAAGCGTGGAATTGTTATTCATCACGGTTCAATACCGCTCCGAGCAAGGCTCATTTTGGAGCATTTTACCCAACAAGGTTTTTGCCGAATTTGCTTTGCAACTTCTACCTTGGAGCAAGGCATAAATATGCCCTTTGATGTAGTTTATCTTGATAGGTTTTTAGCAAGTTCTCCACTTTCAATAAAAAATCTGATTGGTCGAGCTGGGCGCTCAACCTCTCATAGTATTTTTGATGTCGGTGCAGTTGTTATAAAGCAGCCTAACATGAGTAAATTTCGCATACTCATCAAAACGCCAGAGAAAATTGATGAACAATCTCATCTCGACAAAGAAGACGAAAAACTGGATGAGAAATACGAGGAATATAAAGAAGCAATAAAAACAGATCAGTTTAATGACGAGTATAACTTGACAAATGCTGATGTGCAAAAGTTGGCGAGTGACGAAATATCCTATACAGTGGCAACTTTGCTTGACTTAATGTTCGATAATAATGGGTTTCCTATCTATCCTAAATGGGAGCAAGAAGAAAACAACGCCAGAAAAGCTATATATGGTGATTTTCATAGTTTATATCGTCAGTATCTCGGTGGGCGCGAATTAACAATTGCTGAAAAAAACATCCTTAACCAAGCTATAAAAATAATGATGTGGCGTGTTTTCAAGAAAACATTTAAGTTGATCTGCCAATATCGCTACGATTACGCATCACGAAAAAAAGAGCGCACTTCATCAGAAAATGCAGAGGAGATTTCAAAGCTTAAGGCAAACTTTCTTCGAGGCTATGCCGATATTCCAGATAAGAGTCTGCAAAATTTTTCTCTGCTCGGGAATACTCCAGCCGAATTGGTGGATTACGACCTGATTATTTATGATACCTATGATTATCTCGATAAACTCATAGGATTTAAACTTAGCGACATATACTATGCAATTTTCCATCAATATTATCAATCATCTCAAGATGAACGCGCTTTGCGGTTGGCAAAATATATTCGTTTCGGTACTGATACAGAAAGTGAAATTTGGATGCTAAAATATGGATTGACATTCGAGGACATAGAATGGGCATCATCGTGTATCGATTCGATTGATGAAAAAGAAATAGTTTTTAATGATAAATATTATGAACTGACTGAGGAACAAAGGGCACTTCTTGAACGATTCCATCATCAGAATAATTCGGTTTAG